Proteins found in one Helicobacter sp. NHP19-003 genomic segment:
- the carA gene encoding glutamine-hydrolyzing carbamoyl-phosphate synthase small subunit, whose product MSTTPTKATLYFENGLFLEAESFGARGVAVGEAVFNTAMSGYEEVISDPSYRGQFVVFSTPEVGVVGANEQDRESPNSFCTGILVRHTPSRHSNFRARQSLSAFLQQHGVLGASGLDTRALVGMLRDEGAMGVVVSTDGLDKQELQKLLQASKSIAEQYLIPPLSHKQAHTQGTFDFKILDHQTPPLTNTIGVLDLGVKTNILNNLVQVGLKPVCFAHDTKAQTLIEAYKRGEIAGVLLSNGPGDPLHLKSVIHEISSLIQEQIPMLGICLGHQLLSIAHGYPTYKLKFGHHGSNHPVLNLQTGRIEVSAQNHNYCVPESIAKIATITHKNLFDHTIEGVRYKNAPILSVQHHPEASPGPHDGLYIFEEFKKVVCHE is encoded by the coding sequence ATGAGCACCACACCCACGAAAGCCACACTTTATTTTGAAAACGGGTTATTTTTAGAGGCTGAAAGTTTTGGGGCTAGGGGGGTTGCGGTCGGCGAGGCGGTCTTTAACACCGCCATGAGTGGGTATGAGGAAGTCATCAGCGATCCGAGTTACAGGGGGCAGTTTGTGGTTTTCAGCACGCCTGAAGTGGGCGTGGTGGGGGCAAACGAACAAGACCGTGAGTCTCCCAATAGCTTTTGTACGGGCATTTTGGTGCGCCACACCCCGAGCCGACACTCTAATTTTAGAGCGAGGCAATCTTTAAGCGCATTTTTGCAACAACACGGGGTTTTGGGCGCGAGTGGCTTAGACACGAGGGCATTAGTGGGGATGCTAAGAGATGAGGGGGCGATGGGTGTAGTGGTTTCCACCGATGGGTTAGATAAGCAAGAACTGCAAAAGTTGTTGCAAGCATCTAAGAGCATCGCTGAGCAATATTTAATCCCCCCCCTAAGCCACAAACAAGCCCACACACAAGGCACTTTTGACTTTAAGATTTTGGATCACCAAACCCCCCCACTCACAAATACCATCGGGGTTTTGGATTTGGGCGTGAAGACCAACATTTTAAACAACTTAGTCCAAGTGGGCTTAAAGCCTGTGTGTTTTGCTCACGACACCAAGGCGCAAACGCTCATAGAGGCCTACAAAAGGGGCGAAATTGCAGGTGTGTTGCTCTCTAATGGCCCGGGCGACCCTCTGCATTTAAAAAGCGTGATCCACGAAATCAGCTCACTTATCCAAGAGCAAATCCCCATGTTAGGCATTTGTCTAGGGCATCAGCTCTTAAGCATCGCACATGGCTACCCCACTTATAAGCTCAAATTCGGGCACCACGGGAGCAACCACCCTGTGCTAAACTTGCAGACCGGGCGTATTGAAGTGAGCGCACAAAACCACAACTATTGTGTACCTGAGAGCATCGCCAAAATCGCCACGATCACGCATAAAAATTTATTTGACCACACCATTGAGGGTGTGCGCTACAAAAACGCCCCCATTCTCTCCGTACAACACCATCCAGAGGCCAGTCCCGGTCCTCACGATGGGTTGTATATCTTTGAAGAATTTAAAAAGGTGGTGTGCCATGAATGA
- a CDS encoding DUF507 family protein, whose product MRLKPNHVRYIVNKITQDLVQSPLLELKGSLETLTQITHGVLQEHVNQESAIDNRVRDLLEENLDEIDFMRMDERSLFWMFKKQVALERGFVLGWEDRCNLLSHKILEKVLDEDLIMFSVSENRIRNVIFKSIDTYAKLYESVETEVSEKIKHYKRKLPIGSDEYELVFERMYEDELRRKGFL is encoded by the coding sequence ATGAGATTGAAACCAAACCATGTCCGCTACATTGTCAACAAAATCACGCAAGATTTAGTCCAATCCCCCCTTTTGGAGCTCAAGGGGTCTTTAGAAACCCTCACCCAAATCACACATGGCGTGTTGCAAGAGCATGTGAACCAAGAGAGTGCTATTGATAACCGTGTACGAGATTTACTGGAGGAAAACCTAGATGAGATAGACTTCATGCGTATGGATGAAAGGAGTCTCTTTTGGATGTTTAAAAAACAAGTCGCCCTCGAGAGGGGTTTTGTGTTGGGCTGGGAGGATCGCTGTAATTTGCTCTCGCACAAAATTTTAGAAAAGGTCTTGGACGAGGATTTGATCATGTTTTCGGTATCTGAGAATCGAATCCGTAATGTGATTTTTAAATCCATCGACACCTACGCTAAACTCTATGAGAGCGTGGAAACTGAAGTGAGTGAGAAAATCAAGCATTACAAGCGCAAGCTCCCCATCGGCAGCGATGAGTATGAACTTGTCTTTGAGCGCATGTATGAGGATGAGTTGAGAAGAAAGGGCTTTCTATGA
- a CDS encoding disulfide bond formation protein B has translation MHAQRFYFLFSLAIIAIIVLPVGIANLILGFVYHDSPCIQCWGERQSMVYIALGGLFIVRYGLKPKYIAMLVLVVAGGLYQSFYHLGNHALEDVGQGFALTIFGLHTQFWAEFVFWIALLVLGLLLFKAPNFETQSLRKLTRSNLWAFGIFSFLVASNMLQAFISTGPFPYLGHGDPIRFSWRMAENIWSTKNWAHMGFPRSLGKRIVEQPILAESPHQWESDYRKAPLEIHKSLTLLQTQISPLKLNAPISDLNFLAAKENPKAPQDTPKPNLLQSLSTDLFGKNADGCAPALKPLPYTFSPETFAGNNAFLKNTFLISTQKEGLYVVDKKLQKVLAHLVLDKHYSVTVEHFVGANMVGNTIRLMGINKSSVDVVYNPKANNNFANFLEGAHHFDEIGRSRLRTSRASTYYVLSARSDGTQTYMLTVPNKHYKQLILVGMLDQDLGLSFEAVVRPLKTNPLKKGRTLGEFYITGLAFYEGRLFALSKAYNALLVINPYDATIIDAYGLPPSVKNPTALTFVDNALIVSGYADKHDTFYTLDISNLSLALPPAQKPTLKAPILQTHGC, from the coding sequence ATGCACGCGCAACGCTTTTACTTCCTTTTCTCTCTTGCAATCATTGCGATCATCGTGTTGCCTGTGGGGATTGCCAATCTCATTTTGGGCTTTGTCTACCACGACTCACCCTGTATACAATGTTGGGGGGAGCGTCAAAGCATGGTCTACATCGCTTTGGGGGGGCTATTCATTGTGCGCTATGGGTTAAAGCCCAAATACATTGCTATGTTAGTGCTTGTTGTGGCGGGCGGACTTTACCAAAGTTTTTACCACTTAGGCAACCACGCCCTAGAAGATGTGGGGCAGGGTTTTGCCTTGACGATTTTTGGGCTGCACACGCAATTTTGGGCAGAGTTTGTCTTTTGGATCGCTTTGTTGGTGTTGGGGCTTTTGTTGTTTAAAGCCCCGAATTTTGAAACACAATCTTTGCGTAAGCTCACCCGCTCCAACCTTTGGGCGTTTGGCATCTTTAGCTTTTTAGTGGCCTCAAACATGTTACAAGCTTTTATCTCCACAGGACCCTTCCCCTATTTAGGGCATGGCGATCCGATCCGCTTCTCATGGCGCATGGCAGAAAACATTTGGAGCACCAAAAATTGGGCGCACATGGGCTTTCCTAGAAGTCTGGGTAAACGCATTGTGGAACAACCGATCTTGGCTGAAAGCCCCCATCAATGGGAGAGCGACTACCGCAAAGCCCCCCTTGAAATCCACAAAAGCCTAACGCTCTTGCAAACCCAAATAAGCCCCTTAAAACTCAATGCCCCCATCAGCGATTTAAACTTTTTGGCTGCCAAAGAAAACCCCAAAGCCCCCCAAGACACCCCCAAGCCTAATTTATTGCAAAGCCTCAGCACCGATCTTTTTGGCAAAAACGCCGATGGGTGCGCCCCTGCTCTAAAGCCCCTGCCCTACACTTTCTCGCCCGAAACTTTTGCAGGCAACAATGCCTTTTTAAAAAACACCTTTCTCATTTCTACACAAAAAGAGGGCTTGTATGTGGTGGACAAAAAACTGCAAAAAGTCCTCGCCCACTTGGTGTTAGATAAGCATTACTCCGTGACCGTAGAACATTTCGTGGGGGCGAACATGGTCGGCAACACGATCCGCCTGATGGGGATCAATAAAAGCAGTGTCGATGTCGTCTACAACCCCAAAGCCAACAACAACTTTGCCAACTTCCTAGAAGGGGCACACCATTTTGATGAAATCGGGCGCAGCCGCCTACGCACCAGCCGGGCTTCAACCTACTATGTGTTGAGCGCAAGGAGCGATGGAACACAAACCTACATGCTGACCGTGCCTAATAAGCACTATAAACAACTCATCTTAGTGGGTATGCTCGATCAAGATTTAGGCTTAAGCTTTGAAGCCGTGGTGCGTCCGCTCAAAACCAACCCCCTTAAAAAGGGGCGCACGCTCGGGGAGTTTTACATCACGGGGCTTGCCTTTTATGAAGGGCGACTCTTTGCGCTAAGCAAAGCTTACAATGCCCTTTTGGTCATCAACCCCTATGATGCGACCATCATCGATGCCTACGGCTTGCCCCCTAGTGTAAAAAACCCGACCGCCCTAACTTTCGTGGATAACGCTTTGATTGTGAGCGGTTATGCCGACAAACACGACACTTTTTACACACTCGACATTTCTAACTTATCGCTAGCACTGCCCCCAGCCCAAAAGCCCACGCTCAAAGCACCCATTTTACAAACGCATGGTTGCTGA
- a CDS encoding HP0495 family protein, with amino-acid sequence MDSKNAITYPCLWEYRLITDKPQELLNELAGLLAPLKYQVCTKNKSAQGKYTSLQLSLVVASEQEQHAIFAKLSNHAFVKWVL; translated from the coding sequence ATGGATTCTAAAAACGCCATCACTTACCCCTGTTTGTGGGAGTACCGTTTAATCACAGACAAACCCCAAGAGCTTTTAAACGAGCTGGCTGGCTTGCTTGCTCCCTTGAAATACCAAGTTTGCACCAAGAACAAGAGTGCACAGGGCAAATACACGAGTCTACAACTCTCTTTAGTTGTGGCTAGCGAACAAGAGCAACACGCCATTTTTGCCAAACTCAGCAACCATGCGTTTGTAAAATGGGTGCTTTGA
- a CDS encoding YbgC/FadM family acyl-CoA thioesterase, translating to MQIQVYYEDTDSTGLVYHANYLKFCERARSVVFFKAGCTPQNNQGGFVVKDLQADFIAPALLGDCLQVSTQILELKKASLSLQQEIFRQGQKLFDLQIKLAFIDLTHKKPAPIPQNFLEILHGF from the coding sequence ATGCAGATTCAAGTCTACTATGAAGATACAGACAGCACGGGGTTGGTCTACCACGCTAACTATTTAAAATTTTGCGAGCGGGCTAGGAGTGTGGTGTTTTTTAAAGCTGGATGTACCCCACAAAACAATCAGGGGGGGTTTGTTGTGAAGGACTTGCAAGCCGACTTCATTGCCCCCGCTTTGCTGGGGGATTGTTTGCAAGTGAGCACCCAAATTTTAGAGCTTAAAAAAGCAAGCCTTAGTCTACAACAAGAGATTTTTAGACAAGGGCAAAAACTCTTTGACTTGCAGATCAAACTCGCTTTCATTGACTTGACACATAAGAAACCCGCCCCCATCCCCCAAAACTTTTTGGAGATTTTGCATGGATTCTAA
- a CDS encoding sodium-dependent transporter, producing the protein MNNFSKLGFILAALGSSIGLGHIWRFPYMAGTSGGGGFVLLFLVLALTVGLAMLIAEMVIGQSTQTDVASAFEQLSPQSSKKWRYAGIVLFTGPIILSFYAIVLGWVFYYLVGVSFSLPADIHASKRVLVGLENSVGKQVAGLSFTLALTAWIVSRGVKDGIEKLNFVLMPLLFIIFFGLLFYASTQPSFKQAVNFMFGVRLADINHKVFMNALGQVFFALSIGIGINISYASSTDSKQNLLQSAFWVVVPGVVISLVAGLMIFTFVFEYGDSPTEGAGLIFVSLPVVFYKMGWMGSVVFILFLCALAFAGITSTIALLEPPVQYLVDHNYSRPKATWLTTLAIYILGVILVFSLNKIYKPHLSIFHKDLFELADFLTTSVLMPLGGLVSVLFVGWVIGKDKLRQITAHFLSSGLFAFWLFLVRYIAPLVILVIWAVKIMQG; encoded by the coding sequence GTGAACAACTTCTCAAAATTGGGTTTTATCTTAGCGGCTTTGGGCAGCTCGATTGGTTTGGGGCATATTTGGCGCTTTCCTTACATGGCGGGCACAAGCGGGGGAGGTGGGTTTGTGCTGTTGTTCTTGGTGTTGGCACTCACGGTGGGGCTAGCCATGCTCATTGCTGAAATGGTGATCGGCCAAAGCACGCAAACCGATGTCGCCTCGGCTTTTGAGCAGCTTAGCCCCCAAAGCTCCAAAAAATGGAGATACGCGGGGATTGTACTCTTTACAGGCCCCATCATTTTATCTTTTTATGCGATTGTCTTAGGCTGGGTGTTTTACTATTTAGTGGGGGTGAGTTTTAGTTTGCCCGCAGATATCCACGCCTCTAAACGAGTGCTTGTGGGTTTAGAAAACTCCGTAGGTAAGCAAGTAGCGGGCTTGAGCTTCACGCTTGCTCTCACTGCTTGGATTGTTTCAAGGGGGGTGAAAGATGGGATTGAAAAGCTAAACTTCGTTTTAATGCCCTTGCTCTTCATCATCTTTTTTGGCCTGCTCTTTTATGCGAGCACACAACCCTCCTTTAAGCAAGCTGTCAATTTTATGTTTGGGGTGCGTTTGGCCGACATCAACCACAAGGTTTTTATGAATGCTTTAGGGCAGGTTTTCTTCGCCTTGAGCATTGGCATTGGCATCAACATCTCCTATGCTTCTTCGACCGATTCTAAGCAAAATCTCTTGCAGAGCGCATTTTGGGTGGTCGTGCCCGGGGTTGTGATCTCTCTTGTGGCGGGCTTGATGATTTTTACTTTTGTGTTTGAGTATGGCGATAGCCCCACTGAGGGGGCAGGCCTCATCTTTGTGTCCTTGCCTGTGGTCTTTTACAAAATGGGCTGGATGGGCAGCGTGGTTTTTATTTTGTTCTTGTGCGCTTTGGCCTTTGCAGGGATCACCTCCACCATTGCGCTTTTAGAGCCACCCGTGCAGTATCTCGTCGATCACAACTATTCTCGCCCTAAGGCGACTTGGCTGACAACTTTAGCCATCTACATTTTGGGCGTGATTCTCGTCTTTTCCCTAAATAAAATCTACAAGCCCCATTTGAGCATCTTCCATAAAGATTTATTTGAATTGGCAGATTTTCTCACCACTTCAGTTTTAATGCCTCTGGGTGGGCTTGTGTCTGTACTCTTTGTGGGTTGGGTCATTGGCAAAGACAAGTTGCGCCAAATCACCGCCCACTTTTTGAGCAGTGGTCTTTTTGCCTTTTGGCTTTTTTTAGTAAGATACATTGCCCCCTTGGTGATTTTAGTGATTTGGGCGGTGAAAATCATGCAGGGGTAG
- a CDS encoding sodium-dependent transporter encodes MGFSKLGFILATLGSSIGLGHIWRFPYMAGECGGGAFVLLYLGLTLTLGVAMLLADMLIGNLGRKDMVSCYQHLNTRHKKLWGFSAVFLLGGPIILSFYTVVLGWVLFYLVKVSFALPQTLESSKTLFQNLSSVDLFWQIVGFSVWLWLTVWIVSKGIKQGIEKLSLWLMPLLFLVFIGLLFYAMSMPSFSKAWHYMFAFDSSKITLGVLMDALGQMFFSLSLGVGTITTYAAFTKSNENLLGSSLWVVLPGIFISLVAGLMIFTFIFKFNGTPAQGVGLVFISLPLVFHQMGFTGSIVALFFFLALIFAGITSTVSLLEPTVLYLTNHFKHSRTKACVFVGGLTYLLGLLVIFSMHKDYSHALSFWGKNVFEWADFSTSTVLMPLGGLFSLLFLGYFMDKKRIYKSSKRFLSRFWFLLWFFSVRFVAPVAVLLILMLQFKKNA; translated from the coding sequence ATGGGATTTTCTAAACTCGGCTTTATCCTAGCCACTTTGGGCAGTTCGATAGGTTTAGGGCATATTTGGCGTTTCCCCTATATGGCAGGTGAGTGTGGCGGTGGGGCGTTTGTCCTGCTCTACTTGGGGCTGACTTTGACTTTGGGCGTGGCGATGCTCTTAGCGGACATGCTCATTGGCAATTTGGGGCGCAAGGACATGGTGTCTTGCTACCAACACCTAAACACGAGGCATAAAAAACTTTGGGGCTTTAGCGCGGTCTTTTTGTTAGGGGGTCCCATCATCTTGTCTTTTTACACCGTGGTTTTGGGTTGGGTGTTGTTTTATTTGGTGAAAGTGAGTTTTGCTTTGCCCCAAACTTTAGAAAGCTCCAAGACATTGTTTCAGAACTTAAGCTCTGTAGATTTATTTTGGCAAATTGTGGGCTTTAGTGTGTGGCTGTGGCTCACCGTGTGGATTGTGTCTAAGGGAATCAAACAGGGGATTGAGAAGTTGAGTCTGTGGTTAATGCCCCTCTTGTTCTTGGTATTCATCGGTTTACTTTTTTACGCCATGTCTATGCCTAGTTTTTCTAAAGCTTGGCATTACATGTTTGCCTTTGACAGCTCTAAAATCACTCTCGGAGTTTTGATGGATGCTTTGGGACAGATGTTTTTCTCTTTGAGTTTGGGCGTGGGTACCATCACCACTTACGCCGCCTTCACAAAGTCTAATGAAAATCTTTTGGGCAGCTCTTTATGGGTGGTTTTGCCTGGGATTTTCATTTCTTTGGTTGCCGGGCTGATGATCTTCACCTTTATTTTTAAATTCAACGGCACACCCGCTCAAGGCGTGGGGTTGGTGTTCATCTCTTTGCCTTTAGTTTTCCACCAAATGGGCTTCACCGGTTCTATCGTGGCGCTGTTTTTCTTTCTCGCCTTGATCTTTGCGGGCATCACCTCCACCGTTTCGCTCTTAGAACCCACCGTGCTTTACCTCACAAATCACTTTAAGCACAGCCGGACCAAAGCTTGTGTCTTTGTAGGGGGGCTTACTTATCTTTTAGGGTTGCTGGTGATCTTCTCCATGCATAAAGACTACAGCCATGCGCTCAGTTTTTGGGGTAAAAATGTCTTTGAGTGGGCGGATTTTAGCACTTCTACTGTGTTGATGCCCTTGGGAGGCTTGTTTTCCTTGCTCTTTTTAGGGTATTTTATGGACAAAAAGCGGATCTATAAGTCAAGCAAACGCTTTTTGAGTCGGTTTTGGTTTTTGTTGTGGTTTTTTAGTGTACGCTTCGTTGCGCCTGTGGCGGTGCTGTTGATTTTAATGTTGCAATTTAAAAAAAATGCGTAG
- a CDS encoding phospholipase A: MRRVFLLLSLFGALKADNRLSPTQIKNKGITTTTYQDFYKPWYYGFKNSWEVAPRKPKKHNVFLDLAKKYLEIIDYRGTYFMPVYYSFTPIYQWYHPDINRYQPVDFKFQVSFKVPVIRNFLYTRGTLYLAYTQTNWFQIYNNPQSAPMRMVNYMPELIYVYPLKIPLFKEKWGTFTEFWIGWQHISNGIGGRQCFQPYRDGNALGPFPGTPVHITEENKKVIVQAGGLDGGCRSVSAGQRPVFHLVWQKGGLKLNVAYWPYIPYNQSNPNLIDYMGYGNAWIDYRRGRHHFEMRIYDLFTRYWEFKDWHGAIRLSYTFRINPFVGLYVQYFNGYGDGLYEYDVFSNRLGVGIRLNP; this comes from the coding sequence ATGCGTAGAGTTTTTCTACTGCTAAGCCTATTTGGTGCGCTCAAAGCCGATAACCGCTTGAGTCCCACACAGATCAAAAACAAAGGCATCACCACCACCACCTATCAAGATTTTTACAAGCCTTGGTACTATGGCTTCAAAAACAGCTGGGAAGTCGCCCCCAGAAAGCCCAAGAAACACAATGTCTTTTTAGACTTGGCAAAAAAATACCTAGAGATCATCGATTATCGGGGCACTTATTTTATGCCCGTTTATTACAGCTTCACCCCCATTTACCAATGGTACCACCCCGACATCAACCGCTACCAGCCAGTGGATTTTAAATTCCAAGTGAGTTTTAAAGTCCCCGTGATCCGCAACTTCCTTTACACAAGGGGAACGCTCTATCTGGCCTACACCCAAACCAACTGGTTTCAGATTTACAATAACCCCCAAAGCGCGCCCATGCGCATGGTCAACTACATGCCAGAGCTCATCTATGTTTATCCGCTCAAAATCCCTCTCTTTAAAGAGAAATGGGGGACTTTTACGGAGTTTTGGATCGGCTGGCAACACATTTCTAACGGCATTGGGGGTAGGCAGTGCTTCCAGCCCTATCGCGATGGGAATGCCCTTGGGCCCTTTCCCGGAACGCCCGTTCACATTACAGAAGAGAACAAGAAAGTCATCGTGCAGGCGGGGGGGCTTGATGGAGGATGTCGCTCAGTGAGTGCAGGGCAACGCCCCGTGTTCCACTTGGTGTGGCAAAAGGGCGGGCTAAAACTCAATGTCGCCTATTGGCCCTACATCCCCTATAACCAATCCAACCCCAATCTCATAGACTACATGGGCTATGGCAACGCTTGGATAGACTACCGCCGGGGCCGCCACCACTTTGAAATGCGCATCTACGACCTTTTCACGCGCTATTGGGAGTTTAAGGATTGGCACGGGGCGATCCGCTTGAGCTACACATTTAGGATCAACCCCTTTGTGGGGCTTTATGTCCAATACTTCAACGGCTACGGGGACGGGCTGTATGAATACGATGTCTTCTCCAACCGCTTAGGTGTGGGGATTCGCCTCAACCCCTAG
- a CDS encoding D-2-hydroxyacid dehydrogenase, protein MKPLAVFLEAHSLGRKNKLDALSEFVELVSYPGTPQDLVLERCKDAEIVILNKVQMSGELLRKLPKLKCICITATGMNMIDLEVAKELGIAIKNVVDYSTHSVTMHTFALALTLLSNMPYYDRYSKSGEYCKSEIFTHFNKDLMSLENKEWGIIGLGNIGKNVARIATSFGAHVSYTSTSGRNNDATYPQKPLKNLLQESDVISIHAPLNTQTHNLIDAPELQLLKEKAILINVGRGGIVNEEAVAKELETRDFYYATDVLEQEPMRSNHPFLNPAIQSKLLLTPHIAWGYGDTIKKLIMATIDNVRDYLKTRG, encoded by the coding sequence ATGAAACCTCTAGCCGTTTTTTTAGAAGCGCACTCTTTGGGACGCAAGAATAAGTTAGACGCTTTGAGTGAATTTGTGGAGTTGGTATCTTACCCGGGCACACCACAGGATTTGGTGCTTGAGAGATGCAAAGATGCTGAGATTGTGATTTTAAACAAGGTGCAGATGAGCGGAGAACTCTTAAGAAAATTGCCTAAGCTCAAATGCATTTGCATCACGGCTACGGGCATGAACATGATTGATTTGGAGGTGGCTAAAGAGCTGGGCATTGCCATTAAAAATGTCGTGGATTACTCCACGCACAGCGTGACCATGCACACCTTTGCCCTTGCTCTGACCTTGCTCTCTAACATGCCTTATTACGATCGTTACTCTAAAAGCGGGGAGTATTGCAAGAGCGAGATTTTCACCCACTTTAACAAGGATTTGATGTCCTTAGAAAACAAAGAGTGGGGGATCATTGGGCTTGGCAACATTGGTAAAAATGTGGCCAGGATTGCCACGAGCTTTGGCGCTCATGTGAGCTACACTTCCACAAGTGGGCGCAACAACGATGCCACTTACCCCCAGAAGCCCTTAAAAAATCTCTTACAAGAAAGCGATGTGATCTCTATCCACGCCCCCCTAAACACCCAAACGCACAATCTCATAGACGCGCCTGAGTTACAACTCTTGAAAGAAAAAGCCATTTTAATCAATGTGGGGCGGGGGGGGATTGTCAATGAAGAGGCGGTGGCAAAAGAGTTAGAAACGCGGGATTTTTACTACGCCACCGATGTGTTAGAGCAAGAACCTATGCGTTCTAATCACCCCTTTTTAAACCCCGCGATCCAAAGTAAGCTATTGCTCACCCCCCACATTGCGTGGGGTTACGGGGACACGATTAAAAAGCTCATCATGGCCACAATTGACAATGTTAGGGACTATTTAAAAACTAGGGGTTGA
- a CDS encoding cysteine ABC transporter substrate-binding protein, whose product MGCSDHKAQAEEGTLASIKERGVLKVGVFSDKPPFGYMDGKGQFQGFDVYIARRIAKDLLGDASKVQFIPVEAAARVEFLKANKVDIIMANFTKTKERAEVVDFAKPYMKVALGVVSKDGVIKSIEDLKGKPLIVNKGTTADFYFSKHYPNISLLKYDQNTETFLALKDNRAPALAHDNTLLLAWVKKNPEFKVGIPSLGDQDVIAPAVKKGHKELLEWLNNEIDKLTKEGFMKEAYNATLKPVYGDSIDPSMVIFQ is encoded by the coding sequence ATGGGTTGCTCGGATCACAAGGCACAAGCCGAGGAGGGCACGCTAGCCAGCATTAAAGAACGGGGGGTGTTGAAAGTGGGGGTGTTTAGCGACAAGCCCCCCTTTGGGTATATGGACGGCAAGGGGCAATTTCAAGGCTTTGATGTTTATATCGCTAGGCGTATAGCTAAGGACTTACTCGGTGATGCGAGCAAGGTGCAGTTTATCCCTGTGGAGGCAGCCGCGCGGGTGGAGTTTTTAAAGGCAAATAAGGTTGACATCATTATGGCAAACTTCACCAAGACCAAAGAACGGGCTGAAGTGGTGGACTTTGCCAAACCCTACATGAAAGTCGCTTTGGGTGTGGTGTCTAAGGATGGAGTCATTAAAAGCATTGAGGACTTAAAGGGCAAGCCCTTGATTGTCAATAAAGGCACAACGGCAGACTTTTATTTTTCCAAGCACTACCCTAACATATCCTTACTCAAATACGACCAAAACACCGAAACCTTTTTAGCTTTAAAAGACAATCGTGCCCCCGCCCTAGCCCACGACAACACGCTTCTTTTGGCGTGGGTGAAAAAGAACCCCGAGTTTAAGGTGGGCATTCCTAGTCTTGGCGATCAAGATGTGATCGCCCCAGCGGTCAAAAAGGGGCATAAGGAGCTCTTAGAGTGGCTCAATAACGAGATAGACAAACTCACCAAAGAGGGCTTTATGAAGGAGGCCTACAACGCCACTTTAAAACCTGTTTATGGGGATAGCATTGACCCTAGCATGGTGATTTTCCAATGA
- a CDS encoding amino acid ABC transporter ATP-binding protein codes for MAILQTLNLQKRYGDHEVLKGIDFSLERGEAVVILGASGCGKSSFLRCLNGLEEIQGGQILFNGEQIAHSKDWGKVRQKIGMVFQNYELFPHLSVLQNILLAPMKVQKRAKEEVSEQAHTLLKRVGLAHKMQAYPRELSGGQKQRVAIVRALCMQPEVMLFDEVTASLDPEMVKEVLEVILELADEGMSMVIVTHEMKFARRVAHRVVFFDEGVVVEQAKPKEFFENPQSARAQKFLEIFHFLGDC; via the coding sequence ATGGCGATCTTGCAAACCCTGAACTTACAAAAACGCTATGGCGACCATGAAGTGCTCAAGGGCATTGATTTTAGCTTAGAGAGGGGGGAGGCTGTGGTTATTTTGGGAGCGAGCGGGTGTGGCAAAAGTTCGTTTCTTCGGTGCTTGAACGGATTAGAAGAGATTCAAGGCGGGCAAATCCTGTTTAATGGGGAGCAAATCGCACACAGCAAGGATTGGGGCAAAGTGCGCCAAAAGATTGGCATGGTCTTTCAAAATTACGAGCTCTTCCCCCATTTAAGTGTGTTGCAAAATATCTTATTGGCTCCCATGAAAGTGCAAAAACGGGCTAAAGAAGAAGTGAGCGAACAAGCACACACGCTTTTAAAGCGGGTGGGTTTAGCGCATAAAATGCAAGCCTACCCTAGAGAATTGAGCGGGGGGCAAAAACAAAGGGTCGCCATTGTGCGGGCTTTATGCATGCAACCTGAAGTGATGTTGTTTGATGAAGTTACCGCCAGCCTTGACCCCGAAATGGTTAAAGAAGTGCTCGAGGTGATTTTAGAGCTAGCTGATGAGGGGATGAGCATGGTGATTGTTACGCATGAGATGAAGTTTGCTAGAAGGGTGGCGCATAGGGTGGTGTTTTTTGATGAGGGGGTGGTGGTGGAGCAAGCCAAGCCCAAAGAGTTTTTTGAGAATCCACAATCGGCTCGGGCGCAAAAATTCCTAGAAATTTTCCACTTTTTAGGGGATTGTTAG